One segment of Herbaspirillum hiltneri N3 DNA contains the following:
- a CDS encoding AraC family transcriptional regulator, whose amino-acid sequence MTDPLTQIVALLQPQASLSKVVSAAGRWRVQRSEAGRPFYCVVLEGACRLDAEGHDPLLLEAGDFVLIPAIHEFMTSSLAPSTPDDLVTMPVKLPNGEFRLGLADAPAEVRMLLGHCTFGSPDAALLVSLLPRLVHIRGDRRLATLVQLVAEESLGARPAREVVLSRLLEVLLIEALRSTAGTDAPPGLLRGLSDERLAVAIRCMHDNPTRPWTVAQLAKEAALSRSAFFERFSNAVGAAPMEYLLAWRMALAKNLLRTSKNGVAEVAELVGYSSASAFSVAFSRHVGLSPTRYAREHEELENT is encoded by the coding sequence ATGACCGACCCACTCACCCAGATTGTTGCGTTGCTGCAGCCCCAGGCCTCGCTGTCGAAAGTCGTCAGCGCCGCCGGACGCTGGCGCGTGCAGCGCTCGGAAGCGGGCCGGCCGTTTTATTGCGTGGTCCTGGAAGGCGCCTGCCGCCTGGATGCAGAGGGCCACGATCCCCTGCTTCTTGAGGCGGGCGATTTCGTGCTGATTCCGGCCATCCATGAATTCATGACGTCCAGCCTGGCGCCCAGCACGCCGGATGATCTGGTGACGATGCCGGTCAAGCTGCCCAACGGCGAGTTCCGGCTCGGCCTTGCCGACGCGCCGGCTGAGGTGCGCATGCTGCTGGGCCATTGCACCTTCGGTTCACCGGACGCGGCGTTGCTGGTGTCGCTACTGCCGCGGCTGGTGCACATCCGCGGCGACCGCCGCTTGGCGACCCTGGTGCAACTGGTTGCGGAAGAATCGCTGGGCGCGCGACCGGCGCGTGAAGTCGTCCTGAGCCGCTTGCTGGAAGTTTTGCTGATCGAAGCCTTGCGCTCGACCGCAGGAACCGATGCCCCGCCCGGCCTGTTGCGCGGCCTGTCCGACGAACGCCTGGCGGTCGCGATCCGATGCATGCACGACAATCCGACCCGGCCCTGGACGGTGGCGCAACTGGCGAAGGAAGCGGCCCTGTCGCGCTCTGCGTTTTTTGAACGCTTCAGCAACGCGGTCGGCGCCGCACCGATGGAATACTTGCTGGCATGGCGCATGGCGCTGGCCAAGAACCTGCTGCGCACTAGCAAAAACGGCGTCGCCGAAGTCGCGGAACTGGTCGGCTACAGTTCCGCCAGCGCATTCAGCGTCGCTTTCAGCCGCCACGTCGGATTGTCGCCCACGCGCTATGCGCGGGAGCATGAGGAACTGGAAAATACCTGA
- a CDS encoding DsbA family oxidoreductase gives MNNALKIDFVSDVVCPWCAIGLAGLNTALERLGPETHVDFTVHPFELNPGMPAAGQAQLEHITEKYGISADQARANREQIRTRAASVGFTMNRGDDSRVYNTFDAHRLLAWAKEKNRQAELKLVLLKAYFTDGKNIADRKVLAELATQAGLDGVEASEVLGSDRFAREVKEEEALWAQRGINSVPAVIVNDRYLISGGQPPEVFEEQLRAILANGERE, from the coding sequence ATGAATAATGCTCTGAAAATTGATTTCGTCTCCGACGTTGTCTGCCCCTGGTGCGCGATCGGGCTGGCGGGTCTCAATACCGCACTCGAACGCCTCGGCCCGGAGACGCACGTCGACTTCACCGTCCATCCGTTCGAGCTCAACCCCGGCATGCCCGCCGCCGGGCAAGCGCAACTGGAGCACATCACTGAAAAATACGGCATCAGCGCCGACCAGGCGCGCGCCAACCGGGAACAGATCCGGACCAGGGCGGCTTCTGTCGGTTTCACGATGAACCGCGGTGACGACAGCCGCGTCTACAACACCTTCGACGCGCATCGTCTGCTTGCCTGGGCGAAGGAAAAAAACAGGCAAGCAGAGCTCAAGCTGGTGCTGCTCAAGGCTTATTTCACCGATGGGAAAAACATCGCAGACAGGAAAGTGCTGGCGGAACTTGCCACGCAAGCCGGCCTGGATGGCGTCGAAGCAAGCGAAGTACTGGGATCGGATCGGTTTGCCCGGGAAGTGAAGGAAGAAGAAGCGCTGTGGGCCCAGCGCGGCATCAACAGCGTACCGGCTGTCATCGTGAATGATCGCTATCTGATCTCGGGTGGCCAGCCACCGGAAGTATTTGAAGAACAGCTTCGGGCGATCCTGGCGAACGGCGAGCGAGAGTGA
- a CDS encoding TetR/AcrR family transcriptional regulator yields MMIIMHSKSAKTASRKRKEISHDRIVEVAARAIRRSGYAGTGLADIMKEAGLTHGGFYAHFKSRDALLAEAWNRAGAESAALAARVTSAAPPGQAIQAIMQAYLSPEHISAIETGCPVSALASEMPRQSPEVRRAATAHIKEMIDLIARQLPDWGQPQVHQQAMALLSALIGTTVIARAVDDPALSEALRAATMKQFTPATD; encoded by the coding sequence ATGATGATCATCATGCATTCGAAATCAGCCAAAACTGCAAGCAGGAAGCGCAAGGAGATCTCACACGATCGCATCGTGGAGGTGGCCGCGCGCGCTATCCGTCGGAGCGGCTATGCGGGCACTGGCCTGGCTGACATCATGAAGGAAGCCGGTTTGACGCACGGCGGGTTCTACGCGCACTTCAAGTCGCGCGACGCCTTGCTGGCCGAGGCCTGGAATCGCGCCGGGGCCGAATCAGCTGCTCTGGCGGCTCGGGTGACCTCCGCTGCGCCGCCTGGGCAGGCGATCCAGGCAATAATGCAGGCGTATTTGTCGCCCGAGCATATCAGCGCCATTGAGACCGGCTGTCCGGTGTCGGCGCTGGCCTCGGAAATGCCGCGCCAGTCTCCCGAAGTACGACGCGCCGCGACCGCCCATATCAAGGAGATGATCGATTTGATCGCCCGCCAGCTACCGGACTGGGGGCAGCCGCAGGTGCACCAGCAGGCAATGGCTCTGCTATCAGCCTTGATCGGCACCACAGTGATCGCGCGGGCAGTCGATGACCCGGCGCTCTCCGAGGCGCTACGCGCAGCCACGATGAAACAATTTACTCCCGCTACCGATTGA
- a CDS encoding SDR family oxidoreductase, with amino-acid sequence MKTVLITGCSSGFGLETAQYFLDRDWNIIATMRTPREDLLPRSERLRILALDVTDADSIRRAVEAAGTIDVLVNNAGIGLLGALEGLPMDSVREIFDTNTFGTMAMIQAVLPQFRRRMAGVIVNVTSSVTLKPLPLLSVYTASKAAVNAFTESLALELKQFNVRVSLVLPGRAPSTRFGENARPRMQAGIHESYTDLAQRIFAEWGEPAPVTGAGDVAEAVWLAATDPATPMRLAAGADAVALM; translated from the coding sequence ATGAAAACCGTATTGATCACAGGCTGTTCTTCCGGCTTCGGGCTGGAGACGGCCCAATATTTTCTCGACCGCGACTGGAACATCATCGCCACCATGCGCACCCCGCGCGAAGATCTGCTGCCGCGTTCGGAGCGCCTGCGCATTCTCGCGCTCGACGTCACCGATGCGGACAGCATACGGCGCGCCGTCGAGGCCGCCGGGACGATCGACGTGCTGGTCAACAATGCCGGCATCGGTTTGTTGGGCGCGCTGGAAGGCCTGCCGATGGATAGCGTGCGCGAGATTTTCGACACCAACACTTTCGGCACCATGGCAATGATCCAGGCGGTGCTGCCGCAATTCCGCCGGCGCATGGCAGGCGTGATCGTCAACGTCACATCGAGCGTCACGCTCAAGCCGCTGCCGCTGTTGTCGGTGTACACGGCGAGCAAGGCGGCGGTCAATGCCTTCACCGAATCGCTGGCGCTGGAGCTGAAGCAATTCAATGTGCGCGTGAGCCTGGTGTTGCCGGGACGGGCGCCGTCCACCCGCTTCGGCGAGAACGCGCGGCCGCGCATGCAGGCCGGTATCCACGAAAGCTACACCGACCTGGCGCAACGCATCTTCGCCGAATGGGGAGAGCCTGCACCGGTGACCGGAGCCGGCGATGTGGCGGAAGCAGTGTGGCTCGCGGCCACCGATCCGGCTACACCGATGCGGCTGGCGGCCGGCGCCGATGCGGTGGCGTTGATGTGA
- a CDS encoding dihydrofolate reductase family protein, with amino-acid sequence MTRVRVDSFTISIDGYAAGPNQDIDHPLGVGGELLHQWLIPTRTFQQIRGAGDGTTGVDDEFAARGFRNVGAWILGRNMFGPVRGPWPNGDWKGWWGDNPPYHVPVFVLTHHARPSIEMEGGTTFHFVTGGIHEALSRAREAANGMDVRIGGGAGVIRQYLQEALIDELHIAISPILLGQGERLFEGTDLRAAGYECIEFVGSEKATHVVLRRSPAKDI; translated from the coding sequence ATGACACGAGTGAGAGTTGACAGCTTCACGATCTCGATAGATGGATATGCAGCGGGGCCGAATCAGGATATCGACCATCCGCTCGGTGTTGGCGGAGAGCTCTTGCATCAGTGGCTCATCCCGACACGGACCTTCCAGCAGATCCGCGGTGCAGGGGATGGCACGACCGGTGTCGACGATGAGTTTGCCGCACGCGGATTCAGGAACGTCGGCGCATGGATTCTGGGAAGGAACATGTTCGGACCGGTTCGAGGCCCTTGGCCGAATGGGGACTGGAAAGGCTGGTGGGGCGACAACCCGCCGTATCACGTTCCGGTCTTCGTATTGACCCATCACGCGCGCCCGTCCATCGAAATGGAAGGCGGCACGACGTTTCACTTCGTCACGGGTGGCATTCACGAAGCGCTGAGCCGGGCGCGTGAAGCCGCGAACGGCATGGACGTGCGCATTGGCGGAGGAGCCGGGGTGATCCGGCAGTACCTTCAAGAGGCTCTTATTGATGAACTCCATATCGCGATCTCGCCGATCCTGTTGGGCCAGGGCGAGCGGTTGTTCGAGGGGACGGATCTGCGCGCTGCGGGATATGAATGCATCGAATTCGTCGGATCGGAAAAGGCGACGCATGTCGTGCTCCGGCGCAGCCCGGCAAAGGACATCTGA
- a CDS encoding DUF2076 domain-containing protein, whose translation MSPQETQTLQDFLDQLTQVRGIAKDAQADAMIATAVARQPDAAYLLVQRALLMDQALATSKVQIASLQSQVQALQSSAAPARSFLDGNAWGNAPAGAWRADPAPAYAAGNAAPPAPVQAPPQYQAQPAPAPSSGFFGGGMGSMLGTVAATAAGVAGGAFLYQGIEHLMNGGNGAGLAHQNGLSAPVENVENTTVNNYYGDNTDKGRAQDRDDSGSEAASSSDLADLSNIDLDDSSDSGSYDDSMA comes from the coding sequence ATGAGTCCTCAAGAAACGCAAACGCTTCAAGATTTTCTCGATCAACTGACGCAGGTGCGCGGCATCGCCAAGGATGCCCAAGCTGACGCGATGATCGCCACTGCCGTCGCCCGGCAGCCGGATGCCGCTTATTTGCTGGTACAACGCGCGCTGTTGATGGATCAGGCACTCGCCACGTCCAAGGTGCAGATCGCGTCGTTACAAAGTCAAGTGCAGGCCTTGCAATCCAGCGCGGCTCCGGCGCGCAGTTTTCTCGACGGCAATGCCTGGGGCAATGCGCCGGCGGGCGCCTGGCGTGCGGACCCAGCTCCTGCGTATGCGGCAGGTAATGCAGCTCCACCTGCGCCCGTTCAGGCACCTCCGCAATACCAGGCGCAGCCGGCTCCGGCGCCGTCCTCGGGATTCTTTGGCGGCGGCATGGGCAGCATGCTGGGTACCGTCGCTGCCACCGCCGCCGGCGTGGCGGGGGGCGCTTTCCTGTATCAGGGAATCGAGCATCTGATGAATGGCGGCAACGGAGCCGGGCTGGCGCATCAGAATGGATTGAGCGCGCCGGTGGAAAACGTCGAGAACACCACCGTCAACAACTACTACGGCGACAACACCGACAAGGGGCGTGCTCAGGACCGCGACGATAGCGGCAGTGAAGCTGCGTCCAGCAGTGATCTTGCAGATCTGAGCAACATTGATCTTGACGACAGCAGTGACAGCGGCAGCTACGACGACTCCATGGCGTAA
- a CDS encoding substrate-binding periplasmic protein translates to MLFITCATDTAQAAGPDCSRPYTLALHDHGLLYSADTDTGIDKDFADELIRRSGCKVGVSLMSRARIWQLIESGALDFSLSGIASSERRGFASFAWYFSNKYYLLVRKDAGMRQLVEFERSETFRLGVIRSFRYSASANRLVDKLTAANRVTQAGGLDPLYKALMANRIQGMIMEPFDYPVVEEKHIRDVTAIIEFNDPSVPHGLIMSNKALPPGERDKWRTLVDEMRADGTIRRIFEKYFPPALAASMVDFKAEP, encoded by the coding sequence ATGTTGTTCATCACATGCGCCACAGACACGGCCCAGGCAGCCGGTCCCGATTGCTCCCGCCCTTATACGCTTGCTCTGCACGACCACGGCCTGTTGTACTCCGCCGATACCGATACCGGCATCGACAAGGACTTCGCCGATGAGCTGATCCGCCGCAGCGGCTGCAAAGTCGGCGTCAGCCTGATGTCGCGCGCACGTATCTGGCAACTGATCGAATCGGGCGCGCTCGACTTCAGCCTGTCCGGCATCGCCAGCTCGGAGCGTCGCGGCTTCGCCTCTTTTGCCTGGTACTTCAGCAACAAGTATTACTTGCTAGTGCGCAAGGATGCCGGCATGCGTCAACTGGTCGAGTTCGAACGCAGCGAGACCTTCCGGCTCGGCGTGATCCGCAGTTTCCGCTATAGCGCCTCGGCTAATCGCCTGGTCGACAAGCTGACGGCCGCCAACCGTGTGACCCAGGCCGGCGGTCTCGATCCGCTGTACAAGGCGCTGATGGCCAATCGTATCCAGGGCATGATCATGGAGCCGTTCGACTATCCGGTGGTGGAAGAGAAGCACATTCGCGACGTTACTGCGATCATCGAATTCAACGACCCTTCGGTCCCGCACGGCTTGATCATGTCGAACAAGGCCTTGCCTCCCGGTGAGCGCGACAAGTGGCGTACACTGGTTGACGAGATGCGCGCCGACGGCACCATCCGCCGCATTTTCGAAAAATATTTCCCGCCCGCGCTGGCGGCATCGATGGTCGATTTCAAGGCGGAGCCGTGA
- a CDS encoding YciI-like protein: MHYALFYRFVKDSKTAKQPFRSEHLGYAWEASARGELILGGALADPEDEALLLFTGDSPEVAENFARKDPYVLNGVVTQWQVRPWTTVVGKTAATPVQPD; encoded by the coding sequence ATGCACTACGCCTTGTTTTATCGCTTCGTCAAAGACAGCAAGACCGCCAAACAACCGTTCCGCAGCGAGCACCTCGGCTATGCCTGGGAAGCCAGCGCGCGCGGTGAACTGATCCTCGGCGGTGCGCTGGCCGATCCGGAAGACGAAGCCCTGTTGTTGTTCACCGGCGACTCCCCGGAAGTTGCCGAGAATTTCGCCAGGAAGGATCCCTACGTCCTCAACGGCGTGGTGACGCAATGGCAGGTGCGGCCATGGACGACGGTGGTCGGGAAAACTGCGGCGACGCCGGTGCAACCGGATTGA
- a CDS encoding glycine zipper 2TM domain-containing protein — translation MKTIQKITVISITVCALAAMSGCSNMSRRDKNTAVGAGIGAVAGAVLTGGSGIGTAGGAAVGGVIGHQIGR, via the coding sequence ATGAAAACAATCCAAAAAATCACAGTCATTTCCATCACGGTCTGCGCGCTGGCGGCGATGAGCGGTTGCAGCAACATGTCGCGACGCGACAAGAACACGGCGGTGGGCGCCGGTATCGGTGCGGTAGCCGGTGCGGTCCTGACCGGCGGCAGCGGCATCGGCACCGCAGGCGGCGCTGCAGTCGGCGGCGTCATCGGCCATCAGATCGGCAGGTAA
- a CDS encoding VOC family protein, translated as MTSKNTLCLWYDGAALEAAQFYAATFPDSAVGAVHRAPGDYPSGKEGDVLTVEFTVLGIPCIGLNGGAAFRHSEAFSFQVATDDQEETDRLWNAIVGNGGQESACGWCKDKWGLSWQITPRVLTDAVMGADKAAAKRAFEAMMEMRKIDVAAIEAAVRG; from the coding sequence ATGACCAGCAAAAACACACTTTGTCTCTGGTATGACGGCGCCGCGCTCGAGGCTGCGCAGTTCTATGCCGCGACATTTCCCGACAGCGCCGTCGGCGCGGTGCATCGCGCACCCGGCGACTATCCTTCCGGCAAGGAAGGCGATGTCCTCACGGTCGAGTTCACGGTACTCGGCATTCCCTGCATCGGCCTCAACGGCGGTGCGGCGTTCCGGCACAGCGAGGCGTTCTCGTTCCAGGTCGCCACCGACGATCAGGAAGAAACCGACCGCCTGTGGAATGCGATCGTGGGCAACGGCGGCCAGGAAAGCGCCTGCGGCTGGTGCAAGGACAAGTGGGGTTTGTCGTGGCAGATCACGCCGCGGGTGCTCACGGATGCGGTCATGGGAGCCGACAAGGCTGCGGCCAAACGTGCGTTCGAAGCCATGATGGAAATGCGAAAAATCGACGTGGCCGCGATTGAAGCAGCGGTGCGCGGCTGA
- a CDS encoding SDR family NAD(P)-dependent oxidoreductase produces MSTSTRKIAVITGASSGIGAVYADRFARRGYDLVLVARRADRLQSLAATISAAHGVSVETLVADLATDDGQASVAQVLATNPAVSVLVNNAGIARLAPIGGSALQDSLSQIALNITAMTRLTHAVLPGLKARNEGLIINISSALALHSLPISAVYSGTKAFVLSFSRGLQQELADSAVKVQVVLPAATATEVWDQSGVPLSALNPDTVMPTEAMVDAAMTALDQGESITLPAVADAGAIERFESARAALFADTQTGKVAPRLLPA; encoded by the coding sequence ATGTCCACATCTACTCGCAAAATTGCCGTGATCACCGGCGCCTCCTCGGGAATCGGCGCAGTCTACGCCGACCGCTTCGCCAGACGCGGCTATGACCTGGTATTGGTGGCCCGGCGCGCCGATAGGCTGCAGTCTCTGGCGGCGACGATTTCTGCGGCGCACGGCGTCAGCGTCGAGACGCTGGTAGCCGATCTGGCCACGGATGACGGCCAAGCCAGTGTGGCGCAAGTCCTGGCGACGAATCCGGCAGTAAGTGTCTTGGTGAACAACGCCGGCATCGCGCGGCTCGCGCCCATCGGCGGCAGCGCCTTGCAAGATTCTCTGTCGCAGATCGCGCTGAACATCACCGCGATGACGCGCTTGACGCACGCAGTTTTGCCGGGGCTGAAAGCGCGCAACGAAGGCTTGATTATTAATATCTCCTCCGCGCTGGCACTGCATTCTTTACCCATCAGCGCGGTGTACAGCGGCACAAAAGCATTTGTCCTGAGCTTCAGCCGCGGTCTGCAGCAAGAGCTGGCCGACTCAGCGGTCAAGGTCCAGGTCGTCCTCCCGGCAGCGACAGCTACCGAGGTCTGGGACCAATCCGGCGTACCACTCTCCGCGCTGAATCCCGATACCGTGATGCCGACAGAAGCGATGGTCGATGCCGCCATGACGGCGCTGGACCAGGGCGAAAGCATCACGTTGCCCGCCGTGGCTGACGCAGGTGCAATCGAGCGTTTCGAGTCGGCGCGCGCTGCGCTCTTTGCGGATACGCAAACCGGCAAGGTCGCACCGCGACTGCTACCCGCCTGA
- a CDS encoding NADP-dependent oxidoreductase, with protein sequence MKALVLKSYGGLDKVEFADISRPAINPDEILVQVLAAGLNPIDYMIPKGMFKPIMPLQLPHTVGSDLAGIVVETGSRVTRFKVGDAVFASIFDLPGGSLAEFASVPEYAAALKPANLDFVQAASIPMVGLTSWQALHERMQLRPGQKVFIPAGSGGIGTFAIQLAKHLGATVGTTTSSVNVDLVRSLGADVVVDYKKQHVEQVLQGYDAVLGTIRGDALEKSLAILQPGSKVVSLIGPPDAAFARARGMNFFMKIVFGLLSAKIIRRAKKHDASYSFLFLRPDGRQLAQIGDLLATGGIRPVIDKVFAFDQAKDGLAYLEQGRAKGKVVVQMKQ encoded by the coding sequence ATGAAAGCACTCGTCCTGAAAAGCTACGGTGGACTCGACAAGGTCGAGTTCGCCGACATTTCGCGGCCGGCAATCAATCCAGACGAAATCCTCGTCCAGGTACTCGCCGCCGGGCTGAATCCGATCGATTACATGATTCCGAAGGGCATGTTCAAGCCCATCATGCCGTTGCAACTGCCACATACAGTGGGTAGCGATCTGGCTGGCATCGTAGTGGAAACGGGCAGCCGTGTGACCCGCTTCAAGGTGGGCGACGCGGTATTCGCCAGCATCTTTGACCTTCCGGGCGGCAGCCTCGCCGAATTCGCATCCGTGCCTGAATACGCAGCCGCGCTCAAGCCTGCCAACCTGGACTTCGTACAGGCGGCCTCGATCCCGATGGTCGGCCTCACCTCGTGGCAGGCGTTGCATGAGCGCATGCAACTCAGGCCTGGACAAAAGGTGTTCATCCCGGCAGGTTCTGGTGGCATCGGCACTTTCGCAATCCAACTGGCAAAGCATTTGGGCGCGACGGTGGGAACCACGACCAGCAGCGTCAATGTGGACCTGGTGCGCAGCCTCGGTGCGGACGTGGTGGTGGACTACAAAAAGCAGCACGTGGAACAAGTGCTGCAAGGCTACGATGCCGTGTTGGGCACAATCAGGGGCGATGCGCTGGAAAAGTCGCTGGCGATTCTACAACCCGGCAGCAAGGTAGTGTCGCTGATTGGGCCTCCGGACGCCGCCTTCGCCCGTGCGCGCGGGATGAATTTCTTCATGAAAATCGTGTTCGGTCTGCTGAGCGCCAAGATCATTCGCCGCGCGAAAAAGCACGACGCCAGCTATTCCTTCCTGTTTCTCCGCCCCGATGGCCGCCAGCTTGCCCAGATCGGCGACTTGCTCGCGACCGGAGGAATCCGGCCAGTGATCGACAAGGTGTTTGCGTTTGATCAAGCCAAGGATGGCCTTGCGTATCTTGAACAGGGGCGTGCCAAGGGCAAGGTGGTAGTGCAGATGAAGCAATAG